The DNA region atattttctgtaagtcttattttaaataacattattttcctttaaaaccttagcaacatttacaagttattttcttaaaatttaagcactatatttagccttaattaattaatataaatttgactggataaccgtagttaacggattctaagggatgcctaaccccttccttttagaataatcaaaatccttacctagaatcataagttaagcagaccattaacggaggtttagttagatTTTCCTTTGTTAacaaattaggtgtcctaattcaccattaaattaattaggtagcgactccttaaaacaaaacgaaataggaatcaccaatatgttgtccTCTACTTTAACCcatttaaatggggtataacatatatctttctaattttgatttctctgtaacaattctttttatctataattattaatataaaaaaatctaatatatttttttaattaatttaataaaaatattttattagttttactTTTAAAAATTCCAGTATATACAACAGTGACTCTTATGTTTAGATATGAACAGTTAGTTAATTGAGATGGATATTAAagaatttgaaagaaaaaatttagaatcaaattATTAATTTTCCTTCATGTTCTTAATAATTTTCTTTTTCGCATCGATGACCAACTTTcgttgtcatgacaatgaaaaaaaagtccgactctttcgatctcaaagacttaattccatcatatgtttttaatttttaaactccattttCTAATTATAACAAAAGTGATGATACAcgaaatacattttgtatatgttgctatatgtaataacaattagaatatttttaaaagttattttcaaaatacaaacattATCGACTggttaattaaagtgaataaacatgttCGGCCCGTGTATATTGCTAGTATACCACATATGTGACATATGATTCTTTTGATTACGAGATGGGAGAGTGATTGTCCTTTTCTCTTGTTGTTTTGCTTTGTAAAATAAAATTACTATTTAATTACTTTTAGACTAATAAagatataaaaaattaaataatctAACTACAACAAGAACTCCATATGATTTAATTTTTAGGAAGAAATTTTCGTCGGTGAGTTTCTAATGATCTACTAATCAAGGACTACGTAACTTTTTCTATTTACAATATCTTTCATAAAATGTATTTCTTATAATGCTTTTATTCTTATTAGTTTTCACATACTACCTAATTTCACATCATAGGGATAAGTTAATTCTATGTTATTACCCGCTTAGTTAGATCATTCATCaacatttcataatcatataaTGTAAAGTAGGCTATCGATTTAAACAAGAGGCTAATAGATGTACGGATAATAAAAGTTACTGTATTACTTTATGTCCTTTTCAACATCATCATTTTTATATTAATTGATCACGTCAATTATTTGTATAGGAGAAGAGGAAATCGTATACGATATTTGTAAAATGGAAAATTGTGTCATATCGAATGTAGAAAAATGAAACATGAAAAATCATGACAAACACGTCCATATAAAACCTGGTAAATCTAATACAGTTTTTTGTTATCcataatattatatttttgcCACATTTATGCTCGTGCATGAATATGTATATTTTCACATAGTATTAAtgtaactatttttttttcaataccACATAATTACTTACATTTTTGTAGGTGTGTAACATGAAATCGATAATACTTTAGTAGTCATTCTAAGGAAGACATAAATTGATCAAATTTCGTTTCAACTTTTACAAACTAGTATTTTCACTCAACGATAAGTTCTTTATATGTATGTGACAATAAAAAAAGGAGACTACAGTTTCTAAAAGACAAGACCGAAACTTAAAACGTGAAACATTTTTAGGCATAGGTGTTGCTGTTTCTATTCACATGTAAACTATGTTATTGAAGAACCTAAAAAATAGGAAACAATCAAGCAGAATATTTGATATATTAGAAGAACAGTTATCATTAAAACATTAACTTCTGCATTGTCTTCAATACAGCATTAACAAAACacactgataacgtccaaatacactcctcaaagagagtgtacacggtcgtatgcaatatatttacccaactatgagtcggggttgaTCCCACAGGGAACACTATGCCACACGATTAAGAAAGTAcagaactttcaccaactacgctaaagccaaacgatggataatattttgggtttttgagagaattataactaatgcggaaatgtaaactaacctagaaagcaagtaaaatgatcaatgaccacaagcatggataataggagattacactcaagtaacgatccaacgtatgttacgattttacaactaagagcgggtttgtgttgatagataatgatatctaaaatctcattgaaattcttccaaccaaatcaatgaatttcactctaagcttttccaagccttagagtgtgatattaggcacaatcaatttaacctcaagtaactatcctcttccgagctcaagttattagatgagtttaatgacccaaattcttgttaattaatctttcccaacctagatttcctcttccaagcccaatctaagtaaatgggtgagtcctaggttTAGCTAATCcatttggaaacattcaagaacgagcaCTACTAAAAAAAGTGGATTTCCCGACCTCAAAAAATCGACCTCAGTTTAGGTCggaaaaaaaccgacctcatgaggtcggtaaactcgtaatatttattttgtaatttttttaaaaaataaaccgacctagtgaggtcggtaatattgtatcaaaatttgaaaaaataatttacCGACCTCGCTAGGTCGGAAATTTATTTGATggtaaatatattataattttatttttaatttaaaataataccgacctcatgaggtcggtataataAATCAGTCTAATAAAATCAAACAGACCTGGAATCAGtctactaaaatcaaaatataccGCCTCTTTCCCATTTTAATCAATTTCCTCTCATCACCTTCtctaccccccccccctctccggCGACACCACCCTCTCTCCGGCGACACCACCATTATTGTTGCCAGGCCTCGCCGCCGCGTCCCTACCCAGCTGAAAAATTAGGGCTTACCCAGTTGAAAAAAGCTTGTCTCCTTTTCCATCTTCTAAGTAAGCCCTAATTTCTCCTTTGATTCACTAATTTCCTCTTTCGTTTTAATTCCCAAAGTTACTTCCCCTTTTTTTGTTACTCTAACTAAAATGTTTGAGTCTTGTAGAGAATTGACCTAATCTTGTCTTTTGTTTTCTCAGTTGTTTGTGCTTGATTTAGGAGATCAGTGTGCTGCCTCTATTGACAACTTTGACGATCAGTAGACAACATCCTTAATCTTTTTGGTATGTATTTTCCTATCTCAAAATGTGCTTTCTCTATTTTAATTGTTGAATTGATGCTTAATGTAATTTGGAATTAGAAACGTCGTAATTATTATCTTGCTGTCTTTTGTCTTCCATTGTTTTGTACAACTTTATTTGGGGCATGATGGCATCATTAACTGGCCAAAACAGTAGACCATTTTGTCATATTAGTAAAGTTCGTGTAggactttgaaaaaaaaaatataaaaagaaaataattaatgaaGGAATCTAAAGTTGTTGAAttgtagagaaaaaaaaaatggagtacCGAAGTAGTCTTCAGGCTATGATTCTTTTCTTTATGAAAATTCAAGAATAAGTCCAGAATCATGACATTCTTTACTATTCCAAAAAGATTAGTTAGTAAAGGATAGAAAAAGTAAATAAAtgataattaattttaaaattttcttatATTAAATTGTCCTAGTTAATTTTTCCTAGTCTGAAGCTTTAATTTGCTAATTAGGGAAAGTGGTGATTTGGATTTTGAACATTGAATTAAATTATTCATTGAATTTGTTCcttaaaaatttcaaatttgGTACCGTTTGTGTAGATGGAATCTCGTACTTGGATGTATAATAGGACAAACGACGGCCGAGGGGGGAtgaggcaagaatttgtagacggTGTTGATGCTTTTGTTGACTATGCAATGACACTTGAAACTTTTCAAATTCATGGCTTGGTTAGGTGCCCTTGTATGAAATGTCAATGTATGAATTACGAGAAACCAGAGATTGTTAGACTTCATCTCTACAAAGACGGCTTTGAAAAAGATTATACAGTGTGGACTAATCATGGAGAAACGAATAGTAGTTTTGGTAGATTTCAAAACTTTGTTGTTGGTGAAAGTAGTAGGTCAGTGGAACCTAATGTCAAAAATTCTAGAATGCACGACATGGTTCAAGATACTTATGTGATGCATTCCGATTTTGAATATGGTAACCATGATGAAGAAGCTAGTCATTTTTTTGAACAATTGAAAAATGCTAGTCGGCCTTTATATGAAGGGAGTCCCCACTCTCAATTGTCTATTGCTGTTAGATTATTAAGCATCAAAGCAGATTGGAATGTTCCTCAAGGTACAATGGATGCTGTGATTGGCCTTATACATGAATTAGTTGACCCGAAATTAGAGATACCTGAAAACTACTATAAGGCAAAAAGATTAGTGTCTAAGTTAGGACTCTCGTCGATGAGAATTGATTATTGTGAAAATGGATGCATGTTATACTATAAGGATGACAAAAGTCTAGAATCTTGTAAGTTTTGTGGAAGAGCTCATTTTAAGCGGACTCATAGCGGGAAGAAGGTTGTCGTTAAGGCGATGCATTACCTACCTCTTATAccaaggttaaagaggttgtacGCATCAAATAACTCTGCTCCTCATATGAGATGGCACAGTGAAAATAGAAGGCCgcctggtgttatgtgtcatccatcagACGGAGAGGCTTGGAAACATTTTGACGCAACATATCCAAACTTTGCGGCTGAACCACGAAACATTAGGTTGGGTTTATGTTCCGATGGATTCGCTCCACATTCTGTTTCTGCTACACCATATTCTTGCTGGCCTGTTTTCCTAACACCATATAATCTTCCACCTGAGTTGTGTATGACTAGTCCATATATATTCCTTAATTGCATCATTCCTGGCCCACGTAATCCAAAAGTTCTGATTGATGTATACTTTcaacctttgattgatgagttGAAAATGTTGTGGGTTGAAGGGGTTGAGACATTTGACGTTTCTCTTAAGTAGAATTTTAATTTGCGGGCCACTTTATTGTGGACATTAATGATTTTCCTGCCTACGGGATGTTGTTTGGGTGGATGACAGCTGGAAAGTTAGCCCGTCCTTATTGCATGGAGAATACTAAATCGTTCACTTTAAAGCATGGCAAaaaaaattcatggtttgattgtcatcgTCAATTCTTGCCAATGGATCATGAGTTTAGGAGTATGAAAAATGCATTTAGGAAGAACAAAATTGAACGAAACTATCCACCTCCAAGACTTTCAGGAGAGGAAATTTGGGAGAGGGTTGAGAACTTTCCGAAAGTTACTGAAGAACCACTGTATAAGTTCGATGGGTATGGGCTTGCACATAACTGGACCAAAAAGAGCATATTTTGGGAGTTACcatattggaaggataatcttcttcggcataatcttgatgtcatgcatattgaaaaaaattactttgataatttaTTCAACACAGTAATGGATGTCAAGGGCAAGACAAAAGATAATCCAAAGGCTAGATTGGACTTACAGGAATATTGTATGCGTAAAGAGTTATGGTTGCGGGACAAACGGAACGGGGTCTTCAAGCCTAAGGCTAGTTTTTCATTCACAATGGATCATAAGAGAAAGATTTGTGAATGAGTTAAGAACTTGAAGATGCTTGATGGGTATGCATCAAATTTGGAAAAACGTGTTGATATGGCGCAAGGAAAGTTACATGGGATGAAAAGCCATGATTGTcatgttttcatggaaactttaCTCCCCATTGCATTTAGTAGCTTGCCCACCCGAATCTAGAAGCCTATAACTGAAATTAGTTTGTTCTTCGAAGACTTGTGTTCCAGCAAATTGAGGGTAGACAACCTGGATCGGATGCATCAGAATATTCCTGTAATAACAAGTAAGTTGGAGAAAATCCTTCCACTGGGATTCTTcgatgtgatggaacatcttcaaatTCACCTTGCGGAGGAAGCTCGACTCGGAGGCCAGTTCATTGTCGTTGGATGTATCCCTTCGAGAGGTAATAGGtgtaaatttttatttatttgtcCTTAccgatttatttttaaaaaaatcacgcTTAAAATAATATTATGCAGAACTATTGGCAAGTCTAAACAGGGTATCAAGCAGAAACATAGAGTTGAAGGATCAATTTGCGAAGCCTATCTTGCTAAGGAAACAACTCATTTTTGTTCTTACTACTTTGGGGATGATGTGGCATGCTTGCGAAACAGACCCAATCGGCATTATGAAGGAGGTGAGAATGATGCTTTAGCGAAGCCGATATCAATCTTCAATCGACCGGGTTCAGGTTCAAAAAAACGTACAAGAGAATTTAATGATATGGAGTCTAAATCTGCATCGATACATGTCTTGCTAAATTGCCCGGAAGTTCAACGATATTATGAGTAAGTTGTTATTATTTTGCACTAAATATCCAAGTACAAGGGATAACAACTAACTCAAACTCCATTTTGTCGGACAGTTACTTTGTGCATTTAAATGGCGTTGAAAAAGTGTACGACCAGTTTGGGAAGTGATTTAACGATTATGTAAGTGTTACAACCTTTTCATAAAgctaatataattttaaaagtgCACATTATATTACTGTTAACGTACTATTTCTTAACTATTAATAGGTTTACAGTACAGAATATGGTTACCATGACCAACTTTTAAAGGACATATCTTGGGGACCCGGTATGGTCTATTCTATGGATAAATATGTGGTAAATGGAATATTCTGATGGTGGAAAAAAAAGAATTGTACTTTTTCGGTGCAAATGGTTTGATCCAACCCCAAATAGAGGTACAAGGGTACTTGAGCAGTATAACATCATGGAAGTAAACCACACGAGGGAGTATGCGGCTTATGATCCTTTCATTATTGCACAAAATGTTAGACAAGTGTACTATGCTCCTTATCCCTTGCGTCCAAATAAGTCTGCTTGGTGGGTGGTAATTAAAGTCAAGCCTGTGGGTCGAGTGGAAGTGGAGAATGTGTTGCCTGTTGCGTTCCAGGATGACGACATATCAGTTGTTCACCAAACAGTTGACAATGAGTTAGAAGATGATTTAGAGCATGCAGAACACATATTGGAAGAAATAAATGCAGAAGAAATTAATGCAGAGGTGAATGAATGTAATAATGAAAACAAAACAACTGATGAGGAAGAATGGTCAGAAGAGGGAGATGGGGATGAGGATGAGGATTGATAGCAATCAGTAAGTATTTTTTTATACTTACATATtttatttacatatttgaaattaGTAGCCGATTGTTTACTTCCTATTTATAGGTTCTATCTGGAATGGTTTCGCTTTATTACTCAGTTTTCGAATACTATCAGTGTTTTGAAGTTGTAAACTTTTACGAAATTACATTTTGTGTGTCTTTATTCTTCCTCCTTAACCTTTTAAAAACATCCTTATGTTGATTCTTTCTCTTTTGTTTCCTTTCAGATACCTCAACGAAGACATTCTTTGAGCCATTTCAATATTTTAGAGATCTGAGAGGGGTAATGCACTTGACAATATTGACGGTGtagtggtatgttttatggatttttccatgttgtagaattttaccttactaatcctattGAAGCAAACTAACATAACTAGCAAGCATGTAGAAAATATGAACTTGATAAAATGGTAGTGACCTCATCCCTTccctttctttgattcttttaGACATAAATAATAATTTACTTTCCTTGCTACATTTATGTAACACTTCTTCTTATAAGGTAAGTTACTACTTCAAGATTTTAACCTAAATCTGATATCAGAAGAATCAAAGCAGAATGATTTACAGTGATTGTGGTGTTTCAGTTTGGCCCTTAATGCTTTCCCCTTGTTGTTGATCTGTAATAACCATAAGCTTTGCCACTCTTTGCTTTATGGGAATCTTCTTTTGCTGCTTTTATATTCTTTTCGGACAATTTCTTGTTCATCTGTCTTTGTTGTTCCTTGCTTGAGATCTTCCTAGTGTCTTTTTCTGCATGCTTCCCATAACTTTGCTCTATGTTTGTGCATACTCCTTGATGAATTGGAACAGATGAAGCATCTGAAGAGGCCCTGTCATAGTATTATTTTAGATATAGGAACCTTTAAATTTTTTGCCTGTCTCATCCATCAACATCAGGCTTTTATGTGAGATATATGCACTGAATCCAGCTGTCTTTTGTATTCTTTCAGGTAAAACATGAAACTCACAGTAAACTTTATAAAATATTATGGACTTTTCACATTAGCAAATGAGTCAGCTATGTGATTATAGTTTCTTTGTGACTAGACCTAAAGTTCTGGTCTTTTTAAACTTTACTCAACTATATCTTTGATCTTTTGCTATTATACCATGATGGGGTGCTTGAGTTGTTTGTCAAATAAGTCTGACCATTCAAAAAAAGGTAGAACTTTGCTCTGATTGTTTAATTCTTAATCAACCCTCTTGGTAGTATTCTAAAGTTCTAAGGAGTTTTCCTCACTTATATTCTTGTTTTTGGCTTATTATCTATTGAGATTAGACAGCAAATGTCACTCTGCATGTTTTCCAGTCATATATATAGTGTGGCTATATTCTTTAATAGAATCTTGAAACGTAAAATGCTTGATTTGTAGTAGAGATACAATAATAAAGTATTAGAGTAACAAAAATGTATTActactactatgtatttcttttctATTAATTTATATTTGCGATACTTACATATATTATTGTATAGATGGCAGGTGAAAATAAGGGTAATAAAACAAAGAAGGCTAAGGAGACGGGGGTTCCCCAGAGACCTGCGGAAAACCTTGTGATTAGAGATAGAAGCCCGTCGCCACGTCTCCCACCACGCGGTGCTCCATTGCCTCATGATCCTCTCATGAACAGTATTGCATATAGTCTTCCACCTCCATATAGCTTTGGTCGGCCCTATATGGCTCCACACCAGGGCTTTACTGAGGTGCCTCCCCAGAGCCCCTCGATGATGTCCACACCAGGTTATCCTACCCCACAGGGCTCCACTCGGTATACTTCCGGATCTCAGCGGGCTACGTCTAGTGGTACTCCGACGGCCACTCCTAGCCCAACTGCATCACATCATTCTCCATCATCTACTGAACAGAATGAGATAACGGGTCCTAACCGTCGAGAAAGTAGTTCTGTGCCTCACACTCCTGCCACAAATGACTTACCTGGAGGTGTACGTGCTCCACAACTGGAATCTTATGACTCATCATCGAGCCTGCGGGATACGGGTATTTTTTGCCTTCTTCTCTTGCTGCATCTGTTCCTTCTTATGGTTGTTGCACATTGCCCTTGCAGCCTTTGTTTCTTTTTGCTTTAGTGATGCAGTTCGTTTTATGTGAACTCGACACTACTGAAGAGAACAGGATGCTGTAAGCAGCAATGATGTGCCCCAGCAGTGCTGCACAAGCAGTAGTGCTATTTTCAGCTGCTGCTCCCCTTGATAAACTACTCAATTTGTGTGTCCTGCTTATGCCATGAAACCACCTAATATCAGCACATTTTCCCTCTATTGTCCACCCCTCAATATATCACATAATGCTAATACCACATACTGGGAAATGGTCAATAAAAGGATCATGCTTGAACTTAGTGTATCTGCAGCCAACTGCAAGGACCAGCCTACATTTGAGAACCTTAAAAGTGACCAGAGTGATAGAAAAACTTTCCCGTAGTGTCCAGTTTTACCCCTACTGCCTTTAAAATTTTCAACTGAGTAAGCAGTAGCACCAAACTTGCAGCACTGTTTTGATGCCTAATTTTGTATACTAGTCTGATCAACCACGAAACCAGACCTTGTACCCCCATTAGCACAAGTTTCAGTATCAAAAGAATTATACATAAATCCCAAATCATTTCCTACATAAACTGGATCAATGAGATAATACCAGGCCACTATTTTTACCTGTTCCATACCATTTTCTGTGCAAATAGAATCAATTGAACAGTAAAGGCAAGAAATTTTGAACAAAATTCCTAACACCTCAACTCTAAATAGCAGAACCATCCATAATGCAATGTGATGCACCATGTAACTGATGCACTTAGAAGCACTCCTATCAccttttgacattctcattttcccccaaactagagtcaacttccaccatttttctcaagacaactgttgactctaatttcttttcttctttggcatctctaatgaaaatggattcgtttggaggattttcaattcttgattcctccatttcatgattggcctccaacatgggcattctctcctcatatttagcatttgagaattcttcttgattttgttcaaatgcccacgaaagatttttgtattcattcatcaagccattttggagactagtttccaagtactcctccaaggctttttgtttttcatttcctctttcaagtaggcattccatcatgagcttgaactcttcattttgtccattctcaacttcttccacttccatttccctatcattgtcacaacaaaaagtagaatcgtcatagtgggggttcggggaagggaaggacacataagcacaattatcccaatggtcattttgaccaccacatctatcacatatgctccactcatgggttcaagattgtgcgcacaatcctccccccgggagactttaaacaattttgccaagagtggggtcctccacaatagggataagggtcatcaaagtatgaacaacttccatccgacccattttcatggaatgatgccatattttttatatatatataagaatcaaaTAAAACAAtgaaacaacaacacaaatattcacaaggttggaccaaagcaagcaagcttaagatcccaaactaacctaaataagccaaattgttccccggcaacgacgccatttttgataacgtccaaatacactcctcaaagagagtgtacacggtcgtatgcaatatatttacccaactatgagtcggggtcgatcccacagggaacaatatgctaggcgattaataaagtaaggaactttcaccaactacgctaaagccaaacgatggataatattttgggtttttgagaaaattgtaattaatgcggaaatgtaaactaacctagaaagcaagtaaaatgatcaatggacacaagcatggataataggagactacactcaagtaacgatccaacgtatgttacgattttacaactaagagcgggtttgtgttgatagataatgatatctaaaatctctttgaaagtcttccaaccaaatcaatgaatttcactctaagcttttccaagccttagagtgtgatattaggcacaatcaatttaacctcaagtaactatcctcttccgagctcaagttattagatgagtttaatgacccaaattcttgttaattaatctgtctcaacctagatttcctcttacaagctcaatctaagtaaatgagtGAGTcgtagggttagctaatccctttggaaacattcaagaacgagattaattaaatcaacaaagacccacttcaatagcaataagaatcattcaatacataagcataacaagagtttcaaaccaaactttaatcaagaatactttcataaacgagattcaagttatggaatagaaagctacacacttagatatacaatacaaagcaaggaattgaagaaatgaattaaaggtttaagaaatactcaaccaaatcttcaaatctttaacccccaaagtgtggtgtaaaaactagtgtccaaacttgatgaaaaactgccaaagatatgtattacaaaccctaaaagagtatttatattatttcaaaaacgggaacaaaatctggaccttaataccctcttgcacaacatgtTGCACAACATGCAATTCGCTTGTTCAACATGCaaatcgcatgttgtgccaaaaccatAGCATTTGGTgacaatttctctgtcaccacatgctgcacaacatgttgctcgcatgttgcacatgctgcGCCATGTGCTACTCGCACATGGTGCCATTTTCACTGGCAGCaaatgctgcaccacatgctgctagcatgttcaacatgctgcaccatgtgctattagcatgtggtgccagaaacgttgatttgttctatttttgctctattttggtccgttttggtccgttttgctccgttatacTCTCTgagcatcttttcctacaaaacaacataaaaacacaaaaagtaacaacaaaagtgcttaaacagtcacaaaaacttaaggaattagcatcgaatatcgcgtaatttcacgactcatcacacacaaagacaaatatatatatatatatatatatatatatatatatatatataacaattcCAAAAGTAgaaaaaaacatattttttttccagatttaaaTTGAGATTGGATTAAAAAGGGAATATTGATATAACTTCGGATTTGTTTAGGGGGGTAATTGGACCCTCAAAAAGTTTAGGtgtctttttgaaaaaaaaaaaaagggtcacgTTCAGCGGGGTTTCAAGGTATTTTCTCTTTAAATAATAAACTTGTTTAACTCATCAATCCAATTTAATACTCATGTTTTATGCCCAATCAAATATGACCCGTTTAACAAGCGTCAAAGGAATCGGACCCATACTTTCTATTAAGCTACTTTTTTCAAATCTAAGATTCTTTTATCTCAATTcaaatatattatttttaaatttagaTTTAAATTTAAGTAGCTTTATCTTTCTATTCAAATTCAAATCACTAAAACATTAACTTCTGCATTGTCTTCAACGCAATATTAACAAAACACACACACGCATATAACAGTTCCGAAAGTagaaaaaaatacatatttttccACCGATTTAAATAGAGATTGGATTAAAAAGGGAATATTAATATAACGTCGGATTTGTTTAGGGGGGTAATTGGACCCTCGAAAAGTGTAGGtgtctttttgaaaaaaaaaggggcaCGTTCAGCGGGGTTTTGA from Lycium barbarum isolate Lr01 chromosome 10, ASM1917538v2, whole genome shotgun sequence includes:
- the LOC132615183 gene encoding uncharacterized protein LOC132615183, whose product is MRQEFVDGVDAFVDYAMTLETFQIHGLVRCPCMKCQCMNYEKPEIVRLHLYKDGFEKDYTVWTNHGETNSSFGRFQNFVVGESSRSVEPNVKNSRMHDMVQDTYVMHSDFEYGNHDEEASHFFEQLKNASRPLYEGSPHSQLSIAVRLLSIKADWNVPQGTMDAVIGLIHELVDPKLEIPENYYKAKRLVSKLGLSSMRIDYCENGCMLYYKDDKSLESCKFCGRAHFKRTHSGKKVVVKAMHYLPLIPRLKRLYASNNSAPHMRWHSENRRPPGVMCHPSDGEAWKHFDATYPNFAAEPRNIRLGLCSDGFAPHSVSATPYSCWPVFLTPYNLPPELCMTSPYIFLNCIIPGPRNPKVLIDVYFQPLIDELKMLWVEGVETFDVSLK